Proteins encoded together in one Anoplolepis gracilipes unplaced genomic scaffold, ASM4749672v1 Contig18, whole genome shotgun sequence window:
- the LOC140675697 gene encoding epidermal growth factor receptor kinase substrate 8-like isoform X2 has protein sequence MMPYYNSGHSPAYNKDGGSSGPSSTSGGRASGSESTYMMEHLATFTVTKDTGIMFPTDGMRRLLQLEKSNGIWSQKMQLRLERNWVLIMDNETGAVMERFPASSIQEPTAFTSRDPMEMYNNILVFTVGDDSGSGQRVEMHIFQCQSVSAQDLVEDLKILQTGKLVTGGSPRAHRGHIPPPPTLPPPEPPLNGVREQVSTFNTANDGQNDISREENNDEVSSTSSEKYERDVTILNHCFDDIEKFIARLQHAAAASRELERRRRNRKSKKRNLGDGMLTMRAKPPPEMEFVDIFQKFKLSFNLLAKLKAHIHDPNAPELVHFLFTPLALIVDASHDTNYDPNLPSKVVSPLLTREAVNLLINCVTSKETELWHSLGDTWLIPRDQWKGHVPPYHPIFMDGWSPEYPIPEDRDHDHLASLLNADKQKRDELPEQQNDPYYNHRDVDESHYSSDYLEYDSREERGGNEYFDRNYGPSSELYGREERADQTRAHSDISVDSIERAPRASAGIDRAQEAWLDELAARHAKIVQVTYPRTANNDKELTVVRGEYLEILDDSRKWWKARNSRGQVAHVPHTIVTSHNSTAHAGDNDVFNNPLYTSRYPRQGHGYNYEDSELERTSTSPGPEATHRAHAIPPPAPADWVRKERLGKKDNINAYNAISDSSRSSVSSIESTSQSHGKLKTQQSIVEVHSPPRDIVSDEVSDKSVSPSPSSSPTFTSKSTLATSKSAPILSTLKLASALSAAKSAPASPALASSKIPSTPPPPPPPPPPTPIGSIPLFQTQKSAPSTFSTSNKTEVSKSIKFFNSTSGQEEVQKELKFVLKMFREKKANSSSLSSDMREIWVNQYSTSREIQTWLAAKGFSEKICKQLENVNGLELFNLSRRRLEQLCGLSEGSRLNGQLTLAKNECGYKTARSSELKQILEKARQRAEKLNDKADDFKQ, from the exons ATGATGCCGTACTACAATAGTGGTCACAGTCCCGCTTATAACAAAG ATGGCGGTTCTAGCGGACCGTCCAGTACTTCTGGCGGTCGCGCCAGCGGTTCGGAATCGACGTATATGATGGAACACTTGGCCACATTCACCGTCACGAAGGACACCGGTATTATGTTTCCGACTGATGGTATGCGCCGACTTCTACAACTGGAGAAAAGTAATGGCATCTGGAGTCAAAAAATGCAGCTTCGTCTCGAACGAAACTGGGTTCTTATCATGGACAATGAAACAGGG gCTGTCATGGAACGGTTTCCGGCTTCCTCAATACAGGAACCAACGGCATTCACATCAAGGGACCCGATGGAgatgtacaataatattttagtctTCACGGTAGGCGACGACAGCGGTTCCGGACAGCGAGTAGAGATGCATATATTCCAGTGCCAGAGTGTATCGGCACAGGATCTAGTTGAGGACCTGAAGATACTACAAACGGGAAAACTTGTTACGGGCGGTTCACCCAGAGCTCACAGAGGTCACATTCCACCTCCGCCGACCTTACCGCCTCCGGAACCACCTCTAAACGGTGTCAGAGAACAAGTGTCCACTTTCAATACAGCGAATG ACGGTCAGAATGACATTTCCCGGGAAGAAAACAATGACGAGGTATCATCGACATCGTCAGAGAAATACGAGCGCGATGTGACGATTCTGAACCATTGCTTTGATGACATCGAGAAGTTCATTGCGCGTTTGCAGCATGCAGCTGCTGCATCACGGGAGCTGGAACGTCGACGACGTAACCggaaatcgaaaaagagaaaccTCGGTGATGGTATGCTAACGATGAGAGCGAAACCACCACCTGAGATGGAGTTTGttgatatatttcaaaaattcaagCTCTCATTCAATCTGCTCGCTAAGCTCAAGGCACACATCCACGATCCTAATGCTCCGGAGCTTGTACACTTTCTCTTTACGCCGCTCGCGCTCATCGTAGACGCATCTCACGACACCAATTACGATCCGAATTTACCTAGTAAGGTGGTGTCGCCGCTCCTTACACGAGAAGCTgtcaatttattgataaactGTGTAACCAGCAAAGAGACCGAACTCTGGCACTCACTGGGTGACACGTGGCTAATACCGCGTGATCAATGGAAAGGTCATGTACCGCCTTACCATCCGATCTTCATGGATGGCTGGTCTCCGGAATATCCTATCCCCGAGGATAGAGACCATGATCACTTGGCGTCTTTGCTAAATGCAGATAAACAGAAGAGAGACGAATTACCGGAACAACAGAATGACCCTTATTATAATCACCGTGATGTGGACGAGTCACATTACAGCAGCGATTATTTAGAATACGACAGTCGAGAAGAGCGTGGCGGTAATGAGTACTTTGACAGAAATTACGGACCTAGTTCAGAATTGTATGGTAGAGAGGAAAGAGCAGACCAAACTAGGGCGCATAGCGACATTTCTGTAGATTCGATTGAGAGAGCTCCCAGAGCGTCGGCCGGTATAGACAGAGCGCAGGAAGCTTGGTTGGACGAATTGGCAGCACGCCATGCCAAGATCGTGCAAGTCACCTATCCACGAACGGCAAACAACGACAAGGAGCTCACCGTGGTCAGGGGCGAATATTTGGAGATCCTCGACGACAGCAGGAAATGGTGGAAGGCGAGGAATTCTCGGGGACAGGTTGCTCACGTGCCACACACTATCGTTACGTCCCACAATTCCACCGCTCACGCTGGTGACAATGATGTCTTTAACAATCCTTTGTATACGAGCAGATATCCGAGGCAGGGTCACGGCTATAACTACGAG GATTCGGAGCTCGAAAGAACCAGCACTAGTCCAGGACCGGAAGCTACGCATCGAGCACATGCGATTCCGCCACCAGCACCTGCTGATTGGGTGAGAAAAGAAAGACTTGGGAAAAAAG acaaCATTAATGCTTACAACGCCATCAGTGACAGCAGCAGGTCGAGTGTTTCCTCTATCGAGAGTACCTCTCAATCGCACGGAAAGCTCAAAACACAGCAAAGTATCGTGGAGGTGCATTCCCCGCCTCGTGATATAGTATCAGATGAAGTATCCGATAAATCGGTGTCGCCATCGCCATCCTCTTCGCCAACATTTACCTCGAAATCAACACTAGCTACGTCAAAATCGGCACCAATATTATCTACACTGAAATTAGCATCAGCGTTATCTGCAGCGAAATCAGCACCCGCATCACCTGCATTAGCTTCGTCGAAGATACCTTCGACGCCTCCACCACCACctccaccaccaccaccaacGCCAATAGGTTCCATTCCGCTGTTCCAAACTCAAAAATCTGCGCCCTCGACATTTTCCACATCCAATAAAACGGAGGTTTCCAAAAGTATCAAGTTCTTTAATA GCACTTCCGGTCAAGAAGAAGTTCAAAAAGAGCTGAAGTTTGTCTTGAAAATGTTCCGAGAGAAGAAAGCGAATTCTTCTTCTCTCAGCAGTGATATGCGTGAGATTTGGGTGAATCAATACTCGACCTCTCGGGAAATTCAAACCTGGTTAGCGGCCAAAGGGTTCTCGGAGAA AATTTGCAAACAATTGGAAAATGTGAATGGAttggaattatttaatttatcgcgACGACGATTGGAGCAATTGTGCGGATTGTCCGAGGGAAGCAGACTTAATGGTCAATTAACTTTAGCGAAAAACGAATGCGGG tacAAAACAGCTCGGTCATCGGAACTCAAGCAGATCTTAGAAAAAGCGCGCCAAAGAGCAGAGAAATTAAACGATAAGGCTGATGATTTCAAACAGtga
- the LOC140675697 gene encoding epidermal growth factor receptor kinase substrate 8-like isoform X1 has protein sequence MMPYYNSGHSPAYNKDGGSSGPSSTSGGRASGSESTYMMEHLATFTVTKDTGIMFPTDGMRRLLQLEKSNGIWSQKMQLRLERNWVLIMDNETGAVMERFPASSIQEPTAFTSRDPMEMYNNILVFTVGDDSGSGQRVEMHIFQCQSVSAQDLVEDLKILQTGKLVTGGSPRAHRGHIPPPPTLPPPEPPLNGVREQVSTFNTANADGQNDISREENNDEVSSTSSEKYERDVTILNHCFDDIEKFIARLQHAAAASRELERRRRNRKSKKRNLGDGMLTMRAKPPPEMEFVDIFQKFKLSFNLLAKLKAHIHDPNAPELVHFLFTPLALIVDASHDTNYDPNLPSKVVSPLLTREAVNLLINCVTSKETELWHSLGDTWLIPRDQWKGHVPPYHPIFMDGWSPEYPIPEDRDHDHLASLLNADKQKRDELPEQQNDPYYNHRDVDESHYSSDYLEYDSREERGGNEYFDRNYGPSSELYGREERADQTRAHSDISVDSIERAPRASAGIDRAQEAWLDELAARHAKIVQVTYPRTANNDKELTVVRGEYLEILDDSRKWWKARNSRGQVAHVPHTIVTSHNSTAHAGDNDVFNNPLYTSRYPRQGHGYNYEDSELERTSTSPGPEATHRAHAIPPPAPADWVRKERLGKKDNINAYNAISDSSRSSVSSIESTSQSHGKLKTQQSIVEVHSPPRDIVSDEVSDKSVSPSPSSSPTFTSKSTLATSKSAPILSTLKLASALSAAKSAPASPALASSKIPSTPPPPPPPPPPTPIGSIPLFQTQKSAPSTFSTSNKTEVSKSIKFFNSTSGQEEVQKELKFVLKMFREKKANSSSLSSDMREIWVNQYSTSREIQTWLAAKGFSEKICKQLENVNGLELFNLSRRRLEQLCGLSEGSRLNGQLTLAKNECGYKTARSSELKQILEKARQRAEKLNDKADDFKQ, from the exons ATGATGCCGTACTACAATAGTGGTCACAGTCCCGCTTATAACAAAG ATGGCGGTTCTAGCGGACCGTCCAGTACTTCTGGCGGTCGCGCCAGCGGTTCGGAATCGACGTATATGATGGAACACTTGGCCACATTCACCGTCACGAAGGACACCGGTATTATGTTTCCGACTGATGGTATGCGCCGACTTCTACAACTGGAGAAAAGTAATGGCATCTGGAGTCAAAAAATGCAGCTTCGTCTCGAACGAAACTGGGTTCTTATCATGGACAATGAAACAGGG gCTGTCATGGAACGGTTTCCGGCTTCCTCAATACAGGAACCAACGGCATTCACATCAAGGGACCCGATGGAgatgtacaataatattttagtctTCACGGTAGGCGACGACAGCGGTTCCGGACAGCGAGTAGAGATGCATATATTCCAGTGCCAGAGTGTATCGGCACAGGATCTAGTTGAGGACCTGAAGATACTACAAACGGGAAAACTTGTTACGGGCGGTTCACCCAGAGCTCACAGAGGTCACATTCCACCTCCGCCGACCTTACCGCCTCCGGAACCACCTCTAAACGGTGTCAGAGAACAAGTGTCCACTTTCAATACAGCGAATG cAGACGGTCAGAATGACATTTCCCGGGAAGAAAACAATGACGAGGTATCATCGACATCGTCAGAGAAATACGAGCGCGATGTGACGATTCTGAACCATTGCTTTGATGACATCGAGAAGTTCATTGCGCGTTTGCAGCATGCAGCTGCTGCATCACGGGAGCTGGAACGTCGACGACGTAACCggaaatcgaaaaagagaaaccTCGGTGATGGTATGCTAACGATGAGAGCGAAACCACCACCTGAGATGGAGTTTGttgatatatttcaaaaattcaagCTCTCATTCAATCTGCTCGCTAAGCTCAAGGCACACATCCACGATCCTAATGCTCCGGAGCTTGTACACTTTCTCTTTACGCCGCTCGCGCTCATCGTAGACGCATCTCACGACACCAATTACGATCCGAATTTACCTAGTAAGGTGGTGTCGCCGCTCCTTACACGAGAAGCTgtcaatttattgataaactGTGTAACCAGCAAAGAGACCGAACTCTGGCACTCACTGGGTGACACGTGGCTAATACCGCGTGATCAATGGAAAGGTCATGTACCGCCTTACCATCCGATCTTCATGGATGGCTGGTCTCCGGAATATCCTATCCCCGAGGATAGAGACCATGATCACTTGGCGTCTTTGCTAAATGCAGATAAACAGAAGAGAGACGAATTACCGGAACAACAGAATGACCCTTATTATAATCACCGTGATGTGGACGAGTCACATTACAGCAGCGATTATTTAGAATACGACAGTCGAGAAGAGCGTGGCGGTAATGAGTACTTTGACAGAAATTACGGACCTAGTTCAGAATTGTATGGTAGAGAGGAAAGAGCAGACCAAACTAGGGCGCATAGCGACATTTCTGTAGATTCGATTGAGAGAGCTCCCAGAGCGTCGGCCGGTATAGACAGAGCGCAGGAAGCTTGGTTGGACGAATTGGCAGCACGCCATGCCAAGATCGTGCAAGTCACCTATCCACGAACGGCAAACAACGACAAGGAGCTCACCGTGGTCAGGGGCGAATATTTGGAGATCCTCGACGACAGCAGGAAATGGTGGAAGGCGAGGAATTCTCGGGGACAGGTTGCTCACGTGCCACACACTATCGTTACGTCCCACAATTCCACCGCTCACGCTGGTGACAATGATGTCTTTAACAATCCTTTGTATACGAGCAGATATCCGAGGCAGGGTCACGGCTATAACTACGAG GATTCGGAGCTCGAAAGAACCAGCACTAGTCCAGGACCGGAAGCTACGCATCGAGCACATGCGATTCCGCCACCAGCACCTGCTGATTGGGTGAGAAAAGAAAGACTTGGGAAAAAAG acaaCATTAATGCTTACAACGCCATCAGTGACAGCAGCAGGTCGAGTGTTTCCTCTATCGAGAGTACCTCTCAATCGCACGGAAAGCTCAAAACACAGCAAAGTATCGTGGAGGTGCATTCCCCGCCTCGTGATATAGTATCAGATGAAGTATCCGATAAATCGGTGTCGCCATCGCCATCCTCTTCGCCAACATTTACCTCGAAATCAACACTAGCTACGTCAAAATCGGCACCAATATTATCTACACTGAAATTAGCATCAGCGTTATCTGCAGCGAAATCAGCACCCGCATCACCTGCATTAGCTTCGTCGAAGATACCTTCGACGCCTCCACCACCACctccaccaccaccaccaacGCCAATAGGTTCCATTCCGCTGTTCCAAACTCAAAAATCTGCGCCCTCGACATTTTCCACATCCAATAAAACGGAGGTTTCCAAAAGTATCAAGTTCTTTAATA GCACTTCCGGTCAAGAAGAAGTTCAAAAAGAGCTGAAGTTTGTCTTGAAAATGTTCCGAGAGAAGAAAGCGAATTCTTCTTCTCTCAGCAGTGATATGCGTGAGATTTGGGTGAATCAATACTCGACCTCTCGGGAAATTCAAACCTGGTTAGCGGCCAAAGGGTTCTCGGAGAA AATTTGCAAACAATTGGAAAATGTGAATGGAttggaattatttaatttatcgcgACGACGATTGGAGCAATTGTGCGGATTGTCCGAGGGAAGCAGACTTAATGGTCAATTAACTTTAGCGAAAAACGAATGCGGG tacAAAACAGCTCGGTCATCGGAACTCAAGCAGATCTTAGAAAAAGCGCGCCAAAGAGCAGAGAAATTAAACGATAAGGCTGATGATTTCAAACAGtga